In Dehalococcoidia bacterium, one genomic interval encodes:
- a CDS encoding GNAT family N-acetyltransferase, translating into MKSETIEKIERAFAENFEVSPRALSLERVLVRAHPQIYAEYAGAQLLRTPHGYLLTVLPEWLERATKAVRDVPAASVFDVQTLSAIFGDAADVAIGPSTIAYADEEVFRPATPMGERLLTREDAEAMIEFREACDPLEWNHGGAISPAQHPTFALYVDGAIVAAASYDYQGEYLRHAGVITHPGHRGKGYGAAVASALTAHGLGEGGIMQWQTLFSNVPSLRIGRALGYEPWVETMAVHFRS; encoded by the coding sequence GTGAAGAGCGAGACCATTGAAAAGATCGAGCGAGCGTTCGCCGAAAACTTCGAAGTCTCCCCGCGTGCGCTGTCGCTGGAGCGCGTGCTGGTGCGGGCGCATCCACAGATCTACGCCGAGTACGCAGGCGCGCAGCTATTGCGCACGCCTCATGGCTACTTGTTGACCGTGCTGCCGGAGTGGCTCGAGCGCGCGACGAAGGCCGTCCGAGACGTCCCCGCTGCCAGCGTGTTCGACGTGCAGACGCTGAGCGCAATCTTCGGCGACGCCGCCGACGTAGCGATCGGCCCATCGACGATCGCCTACGCCGATGAGGAGGTCTTCAGGCCCGCGACGCCGATGGGCGAGCGGCTACTGACGCGCGAGGACGCGGAGGCGATGATCGAGTTTCGCGAAGCTTGTGATCCGCTCGAGTGGAACCATGGCGGCGCCATCAGTCCCGCGCAGCACCCGACCTTCGCTCTGTACGTCGATGGCGCGATCGTCGCGGCGGCGTCGTACGACTACCAGGGCGAGTACCTGCGGCATGCCGGCGTGATCACGCACCCGGGCCACCGCGGTAAGGGCTACGGCGCGGCCGTCGCGAGCGCCCTGACGGCGCACGGCCTCGGCGAGGGCGGCATCATGCAGTGGCAGACGTTATTCTCGAATGTCCCGTCGCTTCGGATCGGCCGCGCGCTCGGCTACGAGCCGTGGGTGGAGACGATGGCCGTACACTTTCGGAGTTGA
- a CDS encoding NAD(P)/FAD-dependent oxidoreductase — protein sequence MAISGAVEPIVASDDVIRRSLDDAFLPALLPALAHATGDLSLMREGLLPQTLAPGAPQGGMTEEQQATAKDLALDALRHLRDGDVEAADGRDEERVLAIIKWMTGNKATEEYIPLLLEELAPSGEDPRAPQWRMPAGTAFKVAIVGAGMSGILAGIRLKQAGVPFTIIEKNVDVGGTWFENTYPGARVDVGSAFYSYSFAQKTDWPKFFSPQGTLLDYFRGVVDAYGIREHIRFNTEVLSATFDEGSAHWSLRLRTPDGEETFEAQAMISAVGQLNRPNIPEIAGRETFAGPAFHSARWGHSVDVKGKRVAVIGTGASAAQFIPAIAAEVAELYVYQRTPNWFVPVPTYHDDVPEGLQWLFRHVPYYAHWYRFWMFWMTTEGLLPAAIVDDAWPNMERSVSMENDVLRMLLTGYIQAQFADRPDLMEKVLPAYPPAAKRMILDNGIWAETLKRDNVRLITEPIARITTSGVVTTDGVERAVDVIIYGTGFTASQFLVPMRVIGRQGVDLNEQWGGDARAYMGLVVPNFPNFYMLYGPNTNIVVNGSIIYFSECEVQYVMGCMRLLIEGEARALDCRQDVHDAYNRRIDEANKKRTWGASGVNSWYKNKFGRVSQNWPFNAIEYWQQTREPDPADFVAL from the coding sequence GTGGCTATTTCTGGTGCGGTCGAGCCGATCGTCGCGAGCGATGACGTGATCCGCCGGTCGCTCGACGATGCGTTTTTGCCGGCGCTGCTGCCGGCGCTGGCGCACGCGACGGGCGATCTGTCGTTGATGCGCGAGGGGCTGTTGCCGCAGACGTTGGCGCCCGGTGCGCCACAGGGCGGCATGACCGAGGAGCAGCAGGCGACGGCGAAGGATCTGGCGCTCGACGCGCTGCGTCATCTGCGCGACGGCGACGTCGAGGCGGCGGACGGACGCGATGAAGAGCGCGTGCTCGCGATCATCAAGTGGATGACGGGCAATAAGGCGACGGAGGAGTACATCCCGCTGCTGTTGGAGGAACTGGCGCCATCCGGCGAAGATCCGCGGGCGCCGCAATGGCGGATGCCGGCGGGGACCGCGTTTAAGGTCGCGATCGTCGGGGCGGGGATGTCGGGGATCCTTGCGGGCATCCGGCTCAAGCAGGCGGGTGTGCCGTTTACGATCATCGAGAAGAACGTCGATGTCGGCGGCACGTGGTTCGAGAACACGTATCCGGGCGCGCGCGTCGATGTGGGCAGCGCGTTCTACAGCTATTCGTTCGCACAGAAGACCGACTGGCCGAAGTTCTTCTCACCGCAGGGGACGCTGCTCGACTACTTCCGCGGCGTCGTCGACGCGTACGGCATCCGCGAGCACATTCGCTTCAACACGGAAGTGCTCTCCGCGACGTTCGACGAGGGCTCGGCGCACTGGTCGCTGCGGCTCCGCACGCCGGACGGCGAGGAGACGTTCGAGGCGCAGGCGATGATCAGCGCCGTGGGGCAACTCAACCGCCCGAACATCCCCGAAATCGCGGGCCGCGAGACGTTCGCCGGGCCGGCGTTTCACTCGGCCCGTTGGGGCCACAGCGTCGACGTAAAGGGGAAGCGCGTCGCGGTGATCGGCACGGGCGCCAGCGCCGCGCAGTTCATCCCGGCGATCGCGGCGGAAGTTGCGGAGCTGTACGTGTACCAGCGCACGCCGAACTGGTTCGTGCCGGTGCCGACCTATCACGATGACGTGCCGGAGGGGCTGCAGTGGCTGTTTCGGCACGTGCCGTATTACGCGCACTGGTACCGCTTCTGGATGTTCTGGATGACGACGGAGGGGCTGCTGCCGGCGGCGATCGTCGATGATGCGTGGCCGAACATGGAGCGCTCGGTGAGCATGGAAAACGACGTGCTGCGCATGTTGCTCACGGGGTACATCCAGGCGCAGTTCGCGGATCGGCCCGACCTGATGGAGAAGGTGCTGCCCGCGTATCCGCCCGCGGCGAAGCGCATGATCCTGGACAACGGCATCTGGGCCGAGACGTTGAAGCGCGACAACGTGCGTCTGATCACGGAGCCGATCGCGCGGATCACAACGTCGGGTGTGGTGACGACGGATGGAGTCGAGCGCGCGGTCGACGTGATCATCTACGGCACGGGGTTCACGGCGTCGCAGTTCCTGGTGCCGATGCGCGTCATCGGGCGCCAGGGCGTCGACCTGAACGAACAGTGGGGCGGCGACGCGCGGGCGTATATGGGCCTGGTCGTGCCGAACTTCCCGAACTTCTACATGCTCTACGGACCGAACACGAACATTGTCGTCAACGGCAGCATCATCTACTTCTCGGAGTGCGAAGTGCAGTACGTGATGGGCTGCATGCGGCTGCTCATCGAGGGTGAGGCGCGGGCGCTGGACTGCCGGCAGGACGTACACGACGCGTACAACCGGCGCATCGATGAGGCGAACAAGAAGCGCACATGGGGCGCGAGCGGCGTCAACAGCTGGTACAAGAACAAGTTCGGGCGCGTGTCGCAGAACTGGCCGTTCAACGCGATCGAGTACTGGCAGCAGACGCGGGAGCCCGATCCGGCGGACTTCGTCGCGTTGTAG